In Glycine soja cultivar W05 chromosome 10, ASM419377v2, whole genome shotgun sequence, the genomic stretch tttctcaatCTTTGACTGTCTCACTTTCCCTTTTTACAATTTCTTCTTGATTCGTTTCGTTCTTGGCAGCATGAAACAAATGCAGGTATGTATGAAAAAGAATGCAGATACGTATGAAAAAATTGCAACCTGATTATTATTGTAAAGAGTGCATTTATGGTTCATTTCcatttatttttgcaaaaaagaaaaaaatatatatatcctcacctttttattttttttctctcctatttCCACACAATCAAATACAGACCATTTCCCATCTCTCTATTTCCCCATCATTTCTCACTTACCAAATGAACCGTTAAAGTAAAACGAAATTAAGTGTACATTTACTATTTAGAATAGTGTTGCACACCATGTGAAAACTACAATGTGTAGTTTATGATTGAACGCACGATTTTCTTCCAGTAAATGTTTccgaatttaaatatatattacttcATGCAACAAATGGATTGCATAAATCAAATGTTAAGTtcattataatttcatataCTTAGTCCAATCATTCCACTGTTGATTACCGAAATTAACTAAAgccttataatttaaaattaccaaaattaaCTATTGCATTTAGGATAACTTTATCTTTTTCTGTGTCCAATAATTGGAATAATCAAGTTGGTTCACGAAAATGTAACGCGACAATTCAAGAGAGCCATGGCCCAAAGGCAACACTTGACAGATTTGAGTTTTACCAATACAATGCCTCAAGATacaaaatttatcatacatcaaAAGCTGAATCACAGGGCAAAGCTGTACaaatgtaaaagaaatattaaccAAAACCTGCAAATTTTGGAGGCTTATCTGCTGTTCCTTTCATATTCAACAAATTCTTTCTTTCAGTAACCATTACTTGCAGTCAGGGGTTGATGGTTGATAAAATCTGGAAACCAATAGAACAAAGAAAAGGCAAGGAGGCTTAAGGTACTTGACAACAAGTCGAATTTATCCAATGTGATTCAACCCTATAAAGGTTTCACATGCAGTGGGGAAGAATGCACATCAGAAGCAATATATAGCATTACCTTGTCAGTGAGCAAGCGAAATGCCTCCTCTGCCATAGCTTTATCAAGCTCCTAACATTGAAACacaaatttttaatgaaatttctcTATAACATTTGCTCGGTGAGTATTAAAActagtaataataaataaataacagtgCACGATTGCTAGGCAAGCAGCTAAAAAAccaacacatacaagtgagatgacaaaatttagaaaagatAGTGActgagggagaaaaaaaaaagttacattctCTGCATTTGAGGAGCAATCAATACGGCAAATTAGTTCTTGAAGGGCTTTATCATTCAAAGCATCACGAATCTCACTGGAAGAGGCTGCATCAAAAATACAACCATTCTAAAAATTAGCCAATATCATGGTTCCACCACTGGAATTTCTGCACTGTGATCCTGTATGTAGGGCATTCTTATATACATACAAAAAATACCTATGGCCTCCAGTTGGAATTTTTCCAGCACCTCACTTGATTCATCAACAACTAATGGCTTTTCTGCAATTGATTCTGAAACAGCAGCTGATGAACAatagaaaaacattaaaattagatCCCCAAATTGCTTAAGAGCAATTAATTATTACATGGCCTCTAGTTGCCAAAAACCATAAGTTTATTTCATACTTGCACATTGTTGATTGCTTTAGTATGGCATAAAAGTACAAGATGTGTAAAACTGCATATATGTACATGGTGAGTACATGCCAGTTAAGTTTCAGACTAATTTAAAACTGAAATTTTGGAATAAAACTTCTGCAGATAAAAGGTAAGGTTATCAAGGAATCAGCCTCTTGCTAATACAAGTTAAGGCTGCCTAGCATGGACCCTTATGATGGTTTCAACCTTCCCCTAAACCCCATGTTTCACATATAAGGATGCCCTTCAGTTCAGCATATACAATCGATGAGGCAGATAAGGAGATAAAGGAAAAGAGAACCCTCATCTTAAATGATGTAATGAAATGACATGAGCCTATCAatataaaacaacaaaatcCAATATCTGGCATGGGAAGGGGTGACGAGGAAAATCAAACAATATGTAGACTACCTCATCAAAGTAGTTATGGAGGTGAACAAAACTCTTACTTGTTTTGGCCTCTGAAGGTTGTGGCTTGACGCATGGCAATTCTGCAACATTGAAGTATGTTTGATCAATTCAAGAATCAGGAAGGAAATTCCAATAAAGGCAGATCATCATAGCATCATGGCTCCATGGTGAAAATATCAATTGCCCCATGAACAAGCTAAAATGAAATACCTCCAATTTTTATTGCTAAAAGTCAATAGTAAAGAAAGAACCATGCAAGCAAGCATTTAGTGCTCAAGTAGcacaagaagataaaataaaaatattttccattccTTTCACTTGGAAACCTTTAACCGCATTACTTCGAACACAAGACAAGCAAACGAAAAACATGAGGAGCACATGAATTAAATGGCGCGGACAAGCATCATACCTTTGTGTTTCTTGAAACAGACCAGAGAACAACTGCAAGCAGAAGGAACAACacaacaattttcaaaaaataaaaataacaacaacaacaacaataacaataaatacaaaggaaaaagagagacagTAAGGTTTGGGATATTTATTGCTTACTAAGGTAAGTAACATGAAGGACACTTGTATTTGGACTGAGCTTCGTTGCAGACTTGGCACTGTCGAGGACCCATCCTGAAGTCAAAAGGGTCTCTGAAACAGAAGCACTTATgctttaatcttttatattataAGACTGAAACGTACAGAACAGAATCGAGTATTTcaatggaaaaaagaaaacaaagaacttATGTTATCAATCATCAGTATAAATTAATTACAGGAAATTCAGGGGGCAGCGCCGTCGGCCAAAGTCGTTGGTTTGGGAGGAGCTTCGTTGCTCTGCGCAATTCAAAGACGGAAGCGCTTCCAACTAAAAGAAACTGTAGAACCCACAGCTTGGGTTTAGCAACTCCTTTGTTTTAACCCTATCTCAGCAAAATATATTTctgaaaatatatgtttttagtcAATAAACTTTGGTATTCTCTTATTTAAtctctaaattaataaaataaaaacttatttttagtctttattcaGGTAATCTTTCCTAACAATGTTAACTTGTGTTCAATATGAcaaatagtgtttttttttcttttttaaaagtaattaaaatgatgtgggaaattgatttttttaaaaaaaagttattaaaatgtCCTTTTCAAACAcattaaactctaattttcaaaAGCTATATATGCACGTAGGAGCTTTAGTTCGAGATTCATAGTTCAATTCTTCACactcaagatgaaagaaatgtGAAAGTGGAAAAAAGTTGTTTAAAGTGATAACCACAATTATACATAATGAGAAAATGTCATGAAgatgcataattttttataaccatTCAATACAATGGTGCGTCAGGTTGGTAGTATTATGTATTCTTTGTAATGGTGGTGTATTTATGGTATCACtttggtttatatatatatataaaaaaaatcttatggtGCCATTTTGATACTTAaccattttgcaaaaaaaaaaaacctataacCAAAGCATTTGCTCCCTAAAACAAATAATGCCCTCACTTATTACAATTTAACATGCAAGTCTAAAAGATACTCCCTTCGAAAGTCCATAAACCACATAGTGTCACCTATTACAAATTTGTCTCGTTCAAACATAAGTTAACACCGTTAAAGCACAAGTTAACACTGTTAGGGATAACAACACTCTATGAAGCATCATTAAATGGCTGTGTGAGTACCTTAAACACCCTGATCCAAAGGAACCCTCTTATTCTGAACATAATTTCACTCTCACCCTTCAGTGAAACCCCATTACACATAGTATCTTTGCTTAGCCATTTGGAATTCTGTGAGGTTCTTCTTAAAAGAAAACCAAGTTTAGAAAGTGAAGTTGACTCTGAAGGACGTTTCCCTCTTCATCTGGCTTGTGCTGAAGGGAACACTGAGGTTGTGAAAGCTCTTTTGCATACAAACTCAGATGTTTGCTTGGCTTTGGACAAAGATGACATGCTTCCTCTCCACTTGGCTGTGATGAGAGGACTCATAGGAGTTATTAAGGAGTTGACCAGAGCCAGACCAGACTCAATACAACAGAACATTATTGATGATGGTTCTGTTTTGCACTTATGTGTTACGTATGATCATTTGGAACCAACAGCTCCTGCTTGCCATAGACGAAGAGGGTAACACAGTTCTGCATGTAGCAGTGAGGCTCAAACATATTAAGGTACTATTTAGTATTCAAGACGTGTTTAGataaatagtttaattaaacaactattaaataaattcttatcATATAATATATGAGTTTACTCATGAGAGTTTAACTtcaaataaaatcttttaagtGTCTCACTAGTGTTTACTAACTTTCGAAGATTGTAGACTTCTGGCTATTATTAGTACTTCAAGTGAAACATGATTTGAGACTATAAGAGTATCTCTAGTGGAAATTGCTTATGGGATTCTTAAACTCGAGCTAGTTCTTATGCAGTTTTGAAAGACAATTGGTTATTAACCGTTCTTAATTGTGAGACAATTATGGGATTCAATTTTAGTTCTTAAGGATTGCACCATTTGAGAGAAAATTcgttaaaattcttaaattctATGCGGCATTTTTAGGCCTACAAAAAGTGAGTTAAGTCATTCTACATTTCTACCTTGTACCATTGGTGATGCTCTAACTGCAATGTTTCTTTAGTGTGTTTGGAAGAAGCAACTATCTGTTGCTTTATCTTCACTacgaaaaattaattgtttttttctccACCAGGTGAAGTTATTCCAAACACACTAATTGTTTGAATAGTGTTAGGGCTGTGGGAAACAATAGTGATTCCTTTTTCTATACTTTTGCAGACCATAAAATACCTACTCATGCTACCTGAAATGAGAACAGCAGTTAGTGCTTTAAACAAGGCAGGTTTAACAGCTTTGGAGGCGTTGGAGCGCTGTCCAAGAGATTTCATAAGCCTAAAAATTGAACACATGTTAACTGAAGCTGGAATTCAAACTGGCACTGCACAACAAGggtcatcatcatcaccaaGCATAGCTACTCAACCATCACAATCCAAGAGAAGCAAAATATGGGAAACATTATGGTTAAAGTACTTACAATACCAAAGTAATTGGATAGAAGAGAAAAGAGGAACATTGATGGTGGTAGCCACTGTAATTGCCACCATGACTTTTCTGTCAGCAATAAGTTCACCAGGTGGGGTTTGGCAAGAAGACACAATAACTGGTGGATTCAACTGCACTACTTATGGCAATATTTGTAAAGCAGGCACTGCAGTTTTAGCATATGATTGGCCACATGGGTTTCTGAAGTTCATGACCTTCAACACCACTTCTTTCTTCTCCTCTCTCAGTGTGGTGCTGCTTCTCATAAGCGGGTTTCACCTCGAGAACAAGCTCATGATGTGGATCTTGATCATGGCTATGACCTCAGCACTCACATTCATGGGACTCACATACTTTTGGGCACAGAGCTTGGTCACCCCTGATCACATTGTTGATAAAGTTAATAGGATGGGAATTCCTTTGTCTATAGTTTGGGTGATCTTGCTTCTAGTGACTGTTTTGGTTCATGTGGTTAACTTGTTCTTGTGCGTAAAGAAGTTGGTCAAGAAGTGGAAGAAGCAGAAGCTGCTGCTTGCTCAAAGCCATTCCTCCGAGAGTTGGTCCAGTGAATGAGAATTACAATTAGAGAAATAGGATTGTTACAACAACTAATAGATAGAATAATTGTGATTGGATATAATTATAACATGGAAGCTAAAAAACACTAAACTAGCTATGTTGTATATCATGGATTTAAATAAGTCCTTATCTTTTGATCCACTATTTGTGTTAAAATAACTCAACTGTAGTGAGCAGTTTGTATGTAATTAAGCATGTTTATTGTTCAACCACTATGATCGACGGAAAAGTCACGCTTAACTCAACCGAAAAAATGATTTGTCAAAGAACCATGCTTAATTTTTCACGAGGGGTGAACCTTAGTTTAGGTgtccaaaccaaaaacaccctatcaaatttgaaaaagacgAGTCTAACTCACAAGCACACCATCATCACAGTGAAGCAGGAGCTTATTCAACGAGAAACAACTAGCAATGCCACGTGAATATTGAGTAGACGTTAATGGTGGTAGCTATTATGATGGAGTTTAATTTGCTGCCGTGACTAtcatataatcatcaataagCCCCTGGTGGAGTTAGGTAAAAGAATATAGGAATTATCTAAATTGCAATACTATTAACATGCCCTGCAGTTTTTCTTAAGCAGCCCCCAAGGTCCTACCCTATACACTAAAGTCAAGAATAATCCATCTCGACTCTGTTGTATAACTAAAATGCAAATCAAACTGAACTCTCAAAAGCTACAAGTTTCTGAAAATTATGTTCAAATTGTCCCTCCAAGAGTTTAAACACCCTGTTCTCATCATCAATTGTGCTACAAATTCGACTGCAGTAAGTAGTTTCTCTAAAGCAATAAGCATGCATATCTTTTTACACGAATAAAGGCCAAGGATAATGAGCTGCTTTATAATAGAATATGGAACAATTTCCAAAATCAATGGAATTGAAAGAAAACTATATTGAATTAAAATCGTTGTTGAGATTCAAAGCCTCCAAAATAAAACTGACATTTGTTCGCATAATACAAATGATTTGGCATTTGTTCGCATAACTAGAACATTGAAAAAAAGACAGGAGGAGCGAGGATGATAGAGGATAGTATTTCACATATACAGCCCTTCAGGCACcccttctttcttcttaaaCATCACTTTATCCTTGGCCTTCTTAAAGTCGGCATGAGTCACCTGAACAAAAAAGTAATAGTAAGAAGATATCATAAATTGGGgagaaaaaaaacttcaaattatattatatacaataCAAACCAAAGATACACATTAAACAAATGTAGACAAACAATAGATAACTTTGATAGGTAAAGATAGGATTTACTTCAAAGTACAAATTTGACCCCAGTCCAAGTGTATGCTCATGCCCTAACAATAATACTTATGACTTAACAATGAATGACCACCCACTGGAATCAAACCCAGCATCTTTTCGTTGACACTGATTAATCTACCAGTTGGGAAAATCTTCAGTGACAAAGTATGATATTTCATATAGAAAAGCAGGTTCCATGCTTTGAAGAGGCAACAAGGAATACTTCCACAATATAATTCCTTGTTGAAAAGTATGCAAGGAACTCCAATAATTCTTAGCTATTTTTTAGTTCcttgtttaatttataatagaccCTTCCATTCACCATTAGCAGGAGTTTAAGAACTAATTGAGGGATGAACTGCAAAAGCTCAAGATGTCTATTTGCGCAGCATAAATTTTAGGGTGAATGTATATTCTTTTCCCtgataaataaaactaaaaaggtttaattttgtttatcgTTAGTAACTTAACCCCAAGTTAATAGAAGGGTCTACTATAACAATAGTAAAAGTTTGAGGACAaattagaacaaaaagaaagttcAAGGAGTCTATATTTGCAAAAAATACAAAGTTGGGATGGTTACatgttctcttctctcttttttgctttcttactTCTAGTTTTGCTTTCTTTTCATACCATGGCATCTAGGATGTCATGCACATTTCATACATTTGTTAATATAacaaattattgtttaaaacaCTTGCAAACATTTCCTTCAAAAGATTTATAGCATTGCAACCCCCCTCCACTTTTTCTCTGCCACTCATCCTTCAATGGTGTGTGTTTCAAACTTTAGAACGTTTAACCTTTGGAGAAATCCACCTATGCTATAGTTTTACTTGGCTTAATATATTTTGGCTTTATCAATATGAGTTGTAAAAAACTAGCAACTTCCGTACAACAATGGAGTACtattattatatcatataaacaagagAGATTTCTTACCTTCATTCGGCGTTCTCGTAGAGCAAGTAAACCAGCTTCAGTACATATTGCCTTTATATCAGCTCCAGAGAATTCATCTTTAGTCATAACAAATTCTTCCAAGTTGACATCATCAGCTAATGTCATCCTCGATGTGTGTATCTTAATTCCAAAGTATGAGAATGTATAAGCATATGATTGAACAAAGTATGCATGTTAAGATATCACATAGAATCAGCAGAAACAACATCTTATGTTGGGTTCGTTTATTTTgggaaaataattgttttttaagcaGCTTCCCAAGAGCACATCTTAGAAAAAGAGACTATTTCCCATAATTGGCCATTTGTTTAagcttaaaaaaagtaattcagCAATATAGcttttttttctatcatattTTCAGAATGTGTTTGGATTAGCTTATTTTGAAGAAATGATAACTTTTTTTGCAACTACTgagttttttgtttaaaaaagaaaagtgattgtttctcataatataatataagctcatgaagaaaggaaaagaacagcatttctttaaattcttttccttttcaaaaaattacacaattattataaatttttaagcatgttaaaaaaactttaaaaaaacaaaaataaagaaagaacacAAATGGACCAGGCCATCAAGATTTCCCAAACACATGGTAGGTGTATTGCTttcacaaaattagtcatgccTACCTGAAAGATGCGTCTCCTTGTTTTGATATCAGGAAGAGGAAATTCTATCTTCCTGTCAATTCGACCAGGCCGTAGCAAAGCTGGATCAAGACTTTCAATTCTGTTGGTTGCCAGAATCACTTTTACATCTCCTCTAGAATCAAAACCATCTAACTGGTTCAGCAACTCTAACATGGTCCTTTGAATCTCACGTTCTCCACCTGAGTGAGCATCATACCTGTAAATACATATTTACTGGTAAGCTCATGAATGTAGGAAAAGAATCCCAAGAGCTCATAGAGTGATACAAGGCATCACTCTTCCATCCCTGGTACCTTCATGACAGCTAAAGTTGGGGATTAAAATTACCTTTTTGTACCAACTGCATCGATTTCATCAATGAATACAATAGAAGGAGAAAGATCATCGGCAACTCTGAAAAGTTCTCTCACAAGTTTTGGGCCATCTCCCAAGTACTTTTGTATCAATTCACTACCAACAACGCGCAAGAATGTTGCTGATGTTGAGTTTGCCACGGCCTGAATACACAAAAGGCATTGTCTTAAGATGCTGGAACACTCCTTAAATCAAAACACTGCCTAAAGATAAAGGTAGTAAAAAGGAGATGCTGAAACTCTATTAAAACAGCTCTAGAAGAAGCAAAGATAAATGCAAACCTTCGCAAGCAAGGTCTTCCCAGTACCAGGTTCTCCATATAAAATGACCCCCTTAGGAGGCTTGATACCAATGTCTTCATATAGTTCAGGATGTGTCAGGGGTAGCTCAACTGCTTCTTTAATTTCCTGTATTTGGGCATCTAAACCACCAATGTCAGCATACGATTCCAGAGGAGCTTTCTCGACCTTCATAACAGAGACCATTGGATCAACTTCATCTTGAAGAAGCCCAACAACAGAAAGaacctgataaaaaaaaaaccatacataAACATTATATGGCCAGCATCTAACCACGTGAACCACACCAATATAtgaccaattcaattaagaaaacaaCAATTATGTCAACTTCGATGTCACGTTACGGTTCTAAAGAACATTTCAACCACAGCTTTTCCCACTCTCTTCTCAGGTTCAGATGGTCCCAAATCACACATTAAGTTCCTTCCTTCTTCAAGAAGGATTATAATGCTTCTTCGCTTATGCATTGTGTAGATTATTAGACAATTTATCATGACTCCATTCCCAAACTAcaataaacaacaataacatATAATATCTACTCTAACACGCTGTCAGCAGCCGCAATCACCAACACGAACAAAAACTTCAAACAACCTAAAGATACATATTCTATGACCCCCTTCAATAGGTTTACAATCCATTAATTTTGGCCACAACGTCAAAGTTGCGGGGATCTCCACAACCACAATTGTGACCGCAATTTCCCACAATACCAATAAACGCAACAAAACCTAGCCTACATATAAAACTTCATActataaatcattttatatcaGAAGATTATGTAAGCTTCACGCACACTGTCGAactagtaattattattatcgATCTCTAAGTCAAACCCTAGGCAATGAGGTATTTccaataatttcataatttgacGTATTTCATTTCAATAACCACCACCAATAAAAGCGTAAAGCGAGTGAGCAAAACCTTATTATGCATCAAAATAGCACAACCAGGCTCCAACTGATCCTTATCGACGAAAGACAAGATTCCGACGTAATA encodes the following:
- the LOC114371060 gene encoding ankyrin repeat-containing protein NPR4-like, with translation MMVLFCTYVLRMIIWNQQLLLAIDEEGNTVLHVAVRLKHIKTIKYLLMLPEMRTAVSALNKAGLTALEALERCPRDFISLKIEHMLTEAGIQTGTAQQGSSSSPSIATQPSQSKRSKIWETLWLKYLQYQSNWIEEKRGTLMVVATVIATMTFLSAISSPGGVWQEDTITGGFNCTTYGNICKAGTAVLAYDWPHGFLKFMTFNTTSFFSSLSVVLLLISGFHLENKLMMWILIMAMTSALTFMGLTYFWAQSLVTPDHIVDKVNRMGIPLSIVWVILLLVTVLVHVVNLFLCVKKLVKKWKKQKLLLAQSHSSESWSSE
- the LOC114371059 gene encoding 26S proteasome regulatory subunit 4 homolog A; protein product: MGQGTPGGMNRQGDRKPDGGDKKEKKFEPAAPPARVGRKQRKQKGPEAAARLPTVTPVTKCKLRLLKLERIKDYLLMEEEFVANQERLKPQEEKAEEDRSKVDDLRGSPMSVGNLEELIDENHAIVSSSVGPEYYVGILSFVDKDQLEPGCAILMHNKVLSVVGLLQDEVDPMVSVMKVEKAPLESYADIGGLDAQIQEIKEAVELPLTHPELYEDIGIKPPKGVILYGEPGTGKTLLAKAVANSTSATFLRVVGSELIQKYLGDGPKLVRELFRVADDLSPSIVFIDEIDAVGTKRYDAHSGGEREIQRTMLELLNQLDGFDSRGDVKVILATNRIESLDPALLRPGRIDRKIEFPLPDIKTRRRIFQIHTSRMTLADDVNLEEFVMTKDEFSGADIKAICTEAGLLALRERRMKVTHADFKKAKDKVMFKKKEGVPEGLYM
- the LOC114370576 gene encoding zinc finger HIT domain-containing protein 3-like — encoded protein: MGPRQCQVCNEAQSKYKCPSCYLPYCSLVCFKKHKELPCVKPQPSEAKTTAVSESIAEKPLVVDESSEVLEKFQLEAIASSSEIRDALNDKALQELICRIDCSSNAENELDKAMAEEAFRLLTDKILSTINP